Within candidate division TA06 bacterium, the genomic segment CTGGAAGGAAAGGATTTGCCCTGGTTGGCCGGTGCGGTACTTACCGGGGGAGTGGTAGGGCCAATAAGCATGATGATAGGATTAACGCTTGTTTCAGGGTTCTCCGCGTCACTACTTCTAAATCTGGAAGGACTCGCCACCTCTCTGATTGCTGTTTTCCTCTTCAAAGAGAATGCGGGAAAACGATTATGGTTGGCGCTTGTATGTATGACCATAGCGGGAATATTCTTGACCTGGGATCCTGGCCAAAGCAAATTCAGTATAGCGGGACCGGTGTTGATCGTCTTCGCGATGGTGTGCTGGGGAGTAGATAACAATCTAACCCGCAACATTTCCGACAAAGATCCCGTACAGATTGCCAGGATCAAAGGTTTGGTGGCCGGAACAATATCCCTTTCAATTGCTTTGATCCTCGGGATGAATATGCCACTTGACCATAGGATCGCATTGGCCCTGTTACTCGGATCGTTGAGCTATGGTATTAGCTTGGTGTTTTTCATCAAAGCACTTGAGCGACTAGGTTCTGCCAGGACTGGGACTTTCTTCAGTTTTGCACCTTTTGTTGGGGCTGTAGTCTCCCTTATCATACTCAGGGAATGGATCGGATGGGTTGTTTTTC encodes:
- a CDS encoding DMT family transporter, whose protein sequence is MAKSPLIFVIISASLFGISPPLAKLLVTDIPPVALAGLLYLGAFGGLSLYSFGTRKRATDPSRRAAPLEGKDLPWLAGAVLTGGVVGPISMMIGLTLVSGFSASLLLNLEGLATSLIAVFLFKENAGKRLWLALVCMTIAGIFLTWDPGQSKFSIAGPVLIVFAMVCWGVDNNLTRNISDKDPVQIARIKGLVAGTISLSIALILGMNMPLDHRIALALLLGSLSYGISLVFFIKALERLGSARTGTFFSFAPFVGAVVSLIILREWIGWVVFPAVGLMIVGVWLIGTERHSHLHLHRAIIHTHSHTQGDVHHMHDHVEKIQKPHTHEHTHVEVSHSHVHWPDTHHRHGHGTSVGD